A genomic region of Mesobacillus jeotgali contains the following coding sequences:
- a CDS encoding S9 family peptidase, translating to MIQFKKPDIENFYRTFNIQSFTVSPDEKQLVFSTNLTGKYNLWAMDLPNQYPYPLTFIDQSCQALSYSHDGSFMVVGFDNDGDENGQLYALPPAGGEMVPLRMAEGHRHMLPFLSKDDQRLYYTSTKGNETYLNIYRYDIESGDESVVVEGEGAACFLVAVDEEENNFAYLKQYANTYAPGFIFQDGKSYSLTPETDEQFTVGEGVFVGDEYYFVTTYGEDFDYLAKFNLKTHEFTKVLSFEKEEFGPIRYDKSTNSLYFVTSKGVNDYLYQYDLAEGTYQNSHLPASIIQGGTVAKSGNVYILAGSATKPNNIYMKEAGSEEWKQLTNLAVPGVKEEELVDPEVLTYPSYDGMMMEALFFKAKEDVGNGHVILWPHGGPQAAERKFFRAMFQFLVNRGYSIFAPNFRGSTGYGLEFTKMVEGNWGEGPRLDNIAGLEYLYENGMADRDKTLLMGGSFGGYMALLLHGRHPEYFKAVVDIFGPSNLFSFIESVPEHWKPIMNQWVGDPVKDFDKLTEFSPITYLETMTKPMLIIQGANDPRVVKQESDQIVKALQEKGRDVKYLVLEDEGHGFSKKENEILVNQTILEFFDQFVEAKVLAE from the coding sequence ATGATTCAATTTAAGAAGCCAGATATCGAGAATTTTTATCGTACCTTTAATATTCAAAGTTTTACTGTTAGTCCGGATGAGAAGCAATTAGTGTTCAGCACAAATTTAACAGGGAAGTACAATTTGTGGGCAATGGATCTGCCTAACCAGTATCCATATCCCCTGACATTTATTGACCAGTCATGCCAGGCATTGAGCTATTCGCATGATGGAAGCTTTATGGTGGTAGGTTTCGATAATGATGGTGATGAAAATGGCCAGTTATACGCACTCCCTCCTGCAGGCGGAGAGATGGTGCCACTTCGCATGGCTGAAGGACACCGACACATGCTGCCATTCTTATCAAAGGACGATCAACGTCTTTATTACACTTCTACAAAAGGCAATGAGACCTACTTGAATATTTACCGTTATGATATCGAATCAGGTGATGAGAGTGTTGTCGTTGAGGGAGAAGGCGCGGCTTGCTTTTTAGTGGCTGTTGACGAAGAAGAAAATAATTTTGCTTACCTAAAACAATATGCCAATACATACGCGCCTGGATTTATTTTTCAGGATGGGAAATCGTACTCGCTGACTCCTGAAACGGATGAGCAATTCACTGTCGGCGAAGGAGTGTTTGTAGGTGACGAGTATTACTTTGTCACCACATATGGTGAGGATTTTGATTATCTTGCAAAATTCAATCTTAAAACTCATGAGTTTACCAAGGTTCTTTCGTTTGAAAAAGAAGAGTTCGGCCCAATCCGATATGATAAGAGTACTAACAGCCTGTATTTCGTGACATCAAAAGGTGTGAATGATTACTTATATCAATACGATCTGGCTGAAGGAACATATCAAAACAGTCATTTGCCAGCTTCAATCATCCAGGGAGGCACCGTCGCCAAGAGCGGTAATGTTTACATTTTAGCGGGATCAGCGACGAAACCTAATAACATTTACATGAAGGAAGCAGGCAGTGAAGAGTGGAAACAGTTGACGAACCTGGCTGTTCCTGGTGTTAAGGAAGAGGAGCTTGTGGATCCTGAAGTCCTAACGTATCCTTCTTATGACGGCATGATGATGGAAGCTTTATTTTTCAAGGCGAAGGAAGATGTCGGCAATGGCCATGTCATCCTATGGCCGCATGGTGGCCCGCAGGCTGCAGAACGGAAATTCTTCCGGGCGATGTTCCAGTTCCTTGTGAACAGAGGATACAGTATTTTCGCTCCGAATTTCCGGGGTTCAACAGGGTACGGACTGGAGTTCACCAAGATGGTCGAGGGCAATTGGGGCGAAGGACCACGCCTTGATAACATTGCTGGCCTTGAATACCTTTATGAAAATGGGATGGCTGACAGGGATAAAACATTGTTGATGGGCGGAAGCTTTGGCGGATATATGGCACTGCTATTGCACGGCCGCCATCCGGAATACTTCAAGGCAGTTGTCGACATTTTCGGACCATCAAATCTATTCTCATTCATTGAATCCGTCCCTGAGCATTGGAAACCAATCATGAATCAGTGGGTTGGCGACCCGGTCAAGGACTTCGATAAGCTGACAGAGTTTTCGCCGATCACTTACCTGGAAACGATGACAAAACCGATGCTGATCATCCAGGGAGCGAACGACCCGCGCGTCGTGAAGCAAGAATCAGACCAAATCGTCAAAGCCCTCCAGGAAAAAGGCCGCGATGTGAAATACCTTGTACTTGAAGACGAGGGACATGGATTCTCGAAAAAGGAAAATGAGATTCTTGTGAACCAGACGATCCTTGAGTTTTTTGATCAGTTTGTTGAAGCAAAAGTATTAGCTGAGTAA
- a CDS encoding aminoglycoside 6-adenylyltransferase → MYSSEERSAYFEKAIRKIGASDLVEGIVQLGSGVIGYKDGYSDIDLMVASSKIEDAEITRDFVRETLSDFGKSYIKEKQFSKDIFLVIAILQNGLEFNVSIVPREFLSVKSPLWKVVVDKTGLVTEKMETENKKFENKPIKYNVGVDVAFEFVYCALALEKELKRSNFIYALKKLEDMRDYTLIVQALNEEKKLHQFKAYETLDADFIKSYLSTFSGEVSADNLRVSAEKVKELFMETLNQSSIFSMDHDLEQLLYRNMANIS, encoded by the coding sequence ATGTATAGTAGTGAAGAAAGAAGCGCTTATTTTGAAAAGGCCATAAGAAAGATCGGGGCTTCCGATTTAGTAGAAGGAATCGTTCAATTAGGTTCTGGGGTAATTGGATATAAAGATGGTTACTCAGACATTGATTTAATGGTGGCTTCTTCTAAGATTGAGGATGCAGAAATAACAAGAGATTTTGTTCGTGAAACCCTGAGTGACTTCGGCAAAAGCTACATTAAAGAAAAACAATTCAGCAAAGATATTTTCCTTGTGATTGCAATACTGCAAAATGGATTAGAATTTAATGTTTCAATCGTCCCAAGAGAATTTTTATCGGTAAAATCTCCTTTATGGAAAGTGGTTGTCGATAAAACTGGATTAGTAACCGAGAAGATGGAAACTGAAAATAAAAAATTTGAAAACAAACCGATCAAGTATAATGTAGGAGTTGATGTCGCATTTGAGTTTGTTTATTGCGCTTTGGCGTTGGAGAAAGAACTGAAGAGGAGTAACTTCATCTATGCACTAAAAAAGCTAGAGGATATGAGAGACTATACCTTAATCGTACAAGCATTGAATGAAGAGAAAAAATTACATCAGTTTAAAGCCTATGAAACCTTAGACGCTGACTTTATTAAATCTTACCTTTCAACGTTTTCAGGAGAAGTATCAGCTGATAATTTAAGAGTTTCAGCTGAAAAAGTAAAAGAACTTTTTATGGAAACGTTGAATCAGAGTTCTATTTTCTCGATGGATCATGATTTAGAACAACTTCTATATAGGAATATGGCTAATATTTCATAA
- a CDS encoding type 1 glutamine amidotransferase domain-containing protein → MAKVLAVLSSGYKDEENNYETGWWGEELFAPMQLLEEAGHQVDLASPLGGKPVIDKMSISEEYDPNGTYKELYESGKADDTMKLSNVNPNDYDVVLVVGGHGAMYDLAKNEDLHEIMNKIYDEGGIVAAECHGPAPLVFAKRPNGESFIAGKKVTGYPDEMEPEGLLDILPFSLEQEMTKISQYDQGDLEKTGHAVWADEQLVTSRDPFSSELMGEELVKALEKRGK, encoded by the coding sequence ATGGCAAAAGTTTTAGCAGTATTATCGAGTGGATATAAGGACGAAGAAAACAATTATGAAACTGGCTGGTGGGGAGAGGAATTGTTTGCCCCGATGCAGCTTCTTGAAGAGGCGGGCCATCAAGTTGACCTGGCATCGCCGCTTGGAGGCAAACCAGTTATTGATAAAATGAGCATCAGTGAAGAATACGATCCAAATGGTACTTATAAAGAGCTTTATGAGTCCGGAAAAGCGGATGATACAATGAAGCTTTCAAATGTGAATCCTAACGACTACGATGTAGTACTCGTTGTAGGCGGACATGGTGCAATGTATGATCTGGCGAAGAACGAGGATTTACATGAAATCATGAACAAAATTTACGATGAAGGCGGCATTGTCGCTGCGGAATGCCATGGTCCCGCACCGCTTGTGTTTGCCAAGCGTCCGAACGGTGAAAGCTTCATCGCTGGTAAAAAAGTGACTGGTTATCCAGATGAAATGGAGCCAGAGGGTCTGTTGGATATCCTGCCGTTCAGTTTGGAGCAAGAGATGACAAAAATCAGTCAGTATGATCAGGGAGATCTCGAAAAAACAGGTCATGCTGTATGGGCGGATGAGCAGCTCGTTACAAGTCGCGATCCATTTTCATCTGAATTGATGGGAGAAGAGTTGGTCAAAGCATTGGAGAAGAGGGGTAAATAA
- a CDS encoding aminoglycoside adenylyltransferase domain-containing protein has product MEIPMIVEKVLKDYINLFNEHLPETIEGLYIHGSIALNAYDDESSDIDFITLTNRRLTEEDSEALSNIHKTIANKYKKPEMDGVYAIREDIGKLNNTGKYQYYNNGNLLFGDYFNFNPITWWLLKGKGLRILGPEIEDFQFEIQPLELASYVLENMNSYWTNRIQIAENAIDHLVKLPTEEIDFEIEWTVLGLLRQFYTTKELDIVSKTEAGEYGLKQLPVEWHEIIQEAMNIRKGVKAEIFSSELERLESTIRFSKYIINHSNNIDGYKM; this is encoded by the coding sequence GTGGAAATACCAATGATCGTCGAAAAGGTTTTAAAGGATTATATTAACCTATTTAATGAACATTTACCTGAAACGATTGAAGGGTTATACATACACGGCTCAATTGCCCTGAATGCCTACGATGATGAATCAAGTGACATCGACTTTATCACTTTGACGAATCGTCGTTTAACAGAGGAAGATTCAGAAGCCTTATCTAATATACATAAAACAATAGCGAATAAATATAAAAAGCCCGAAATGGATGGAGTATATGCTATTCGTGAGGATATTGGAAAACTCAATAATACGGGTAAATATCAGTACTACAACAATGGCAATCTATTGTTTGGTGATTACTTCAACTTTAACCCGATAACTTGGTGGTTGTTAAAAGGAAAGGGACTACGCATATTAGGACCAGAAATTGAAGACTTTCAATTTGAAATTCAACCGCTAGAATTAGCTTCTTATGTCCTTGAAAATATGAATAGTTACTGGACTAATAGGATTCAAATAGCTGAAAATGCAATTGACCATTTAGTCAAACTGCCAACCGAAGAAATCGATTTTGAAATAGAGTGGACCGTTCTCGGATTACTACGTCAGTTCTATACAACGAAAGAATTGGATATAGTTTCCAAGACGGAAGCTGGTGAATATGGACTCAAACAACTCCCAGTGGAATGGCACGAAATTATACAAGAAGCTATGAATATACGGAAAGGTGTAAAGGCAGAGATTTTCAGCTCAGAGCTGGAGAGGTTGGAAAGTACTATAAGATTTTCAAAATATATTATTAATCATAGTAATAATATCGATGGGTACAAAATGTAA
- a CDS encoding GNAT family N-acetyltransferase, whose protein sequence is MLFKNSLEGITPEMLEGFFDGWPTPPSPETHFKLLKNSSKIVLALNEDTDQVVGFITAISDGVLSAYIPFLEVLPDYKNRGIGKELVNQMMAELADIYMIDLCCDDNLVPYYEKLGMVKANGMLLRNYEMQSGIE, encoded by the coding sequence ATGTTATTCAAAAATTCACTTGAGGGTATTACACCTGAAATGTTGGAAGGCTTCTTTGATGGCTGGCCTACCCCACCGAGTCCAGAGACTCACTTCAAACTATTAAAAAACAGCAGCAAAATAGTCCTGGCACTCAATGAAGATACTGATCAAGTGGTTGGATTCATTACAGCAATCAGTGATGGAGTCCTGTCAGCCTATATCCCCTTCCTTGAAGTGCTGCCAGACTACAAGAATAGAGGAATCGGTAAGGAATTGGTCAATCAAATGATGGCAGAACTTGCTGATATTTATATGATTGACTTGTGTTGTGACGATAACCTCGTCCCCTACTATGAAAAGCTGGGGATGGTAAAAGCAAATGGAATGCTATTAAGGAATTATGAAATGCAATCAGGGATCGAATAA
- a CDS encoding GNAT family N-acetyltransferase — protein sequence MNTPQLPKVQLRELTLDDTEDRYQWCLDKEVTKHLNMPERYPPFSREETQAWIEMCISKTNGYEQKAIMTEKGKHIGWVDFKNIDKLNKHAELGIAIGDKSYWRKGYGLSAMNEMLIWGFRQLELNKIWLRVEIDNEKAINSYKKMGYVEEGILRQDRFRNGEFVDRLRMSILKDEFFN from the coding sequence ATGAATACACCTCAATTGCCAAAGGTTCAATTAAGAGAATTGACTTTAGATGATACAGAGGACCGTTACCAGTGGTGTCTTGATAAAGAGGTAACAAAGCATTTAAATATGCCAGAGAGATACCCTCCATTTAGTAGGGAAGAAACTCAGGCGTGGATAGAAATGTGTATAAGCAAGACAAATGGATATGAACAAAAAGCAATCATGACTGAAAAAGGCAAACACATCGGTTGGGTAGATTTTAAGAATATCGATAAGTTGAACAAGCATGCAGAATTAGGAATAGCAATTGGAGATAAAAGCTACTGGCGTAAAGGGTATGGTTTATCCGCGATGAACGAAATGCTTATTTGGGGATTTCGACAGCTAGAACTTAACAAGATTTGGCTTAGAGTAGAGATTGATAATGAAAAAGCGATTAACTCTTATAAGAAAATGGGATACGTTGAAGAAGGAATATTAAGACAAGATAGATTTAGAAACGGTGAATTTGTTGATCGGTTAAGGATGAGTATTCTTAAAGACGAGTTTTTCAACTAA
- a CDS encoding phosphotransferase family protein, with product MLNRVIKQFGLQVDSLTEVEDSHSSTVYKCTLTKGQNVFLKIPYTKLKFQRELEAYEILKGRVSIPDMLDHWSGDDECPGAFLLSELKGKPLTLEASPKVAFQVGVLQAQMHTIHPPNRKLSGIKNEFANWSDFVEQQFYSFAEDVKNVLEPQLYTQAIEKYEQMKHSLPSPDGPSFVHMDFRPANIIVDGDQVSGMIDFESVRFGSTEVDFTKLYRDFLSFDTTLYKAFRVGYTSIRPLIDLETVLPFYQFTDAFNSIGWCKRRGIEKNAVFLEENLARLKEFMKQQN from the coding sequence ATGTTAAATCGAGTGATTAAGCAATTTGGATTGCAGGTAGATTCACTAACCGAGGTAGAAGATTCACATAGTTCTACCGTCTATAAATGTACTTTGACAAAAGGCCAAAATGTATTTTTGAAAATTCCCTATACAAAATTGAAGTTTCAGCGGGAGTTGGAAGCCTATGAAATATTAAAAGGTAGAGTTTCTATTCCTGACATGTTGGATCATTGGTCTGGTGATGATGAGTGTCCGGGTGCTTTTTTATTATCTGAATTAAAAGGAAAACCGTTAACACTTGAGGCTTCGCCCAAAGTAGCGTTTCAAGTTGGGGTTCTTCAAGCACAAATGCATACAATTCATCCTCCAAACCGTAAGTTATCTGGCATAAAAAATGAATTTGCGAACTGGTCTGATTTTGTTGAGCAGCAATTTTATAGTTTTGCTGAGGACGTAAAGAATGTTTTGGAACCTCAGTTATATACTCAAGCGATTGAAAAATACGAGCAAATGAAGCACAGCCTGCCATCTCCAGACGGGCCAAGTTTTGTACATATGGATTTTCGCCCTGCGAATATAATTGTTGACGGTGATCAAGTTTCAGGAATGATCGATTTTGAGAGTGTGCGCTTTGGTTCGACAGAAGTTGATTTTACCAAACTATATCGTGATTTTTTATCTTTCGATACTACACTCTATAAGGCCTTTCGTGTGGGCTATACCAGTATCAGACCATTGATTGATTTAGAAACTGTCTTGCCTTTTTATCAATTTACAGATGCTTTTAACAGTATTGGGTGGTGTAAACGACGTGGAATTGAGAAAAATGCTGTATTTCTGGAAGAAAATTTAGCAAGATTAAAAGAATTTATGAAACAACAGAACTAA
- a CDS encoding GNAT family N-acetyltransferase produces the protein MKLQEMAQLNNLEELVNIDEEVIAHNSRREYIKKAIEDERCIVAYNIKNQIVGFLLFDTHFFDCSFISLIIVRPTERRKGYATALIDYFINISPTRKIFSSTNKSNKSMQEVFKVNGFIESGFIENLDEGDPEIIYYRSR, from the coding sequence TTGAAATTACAAGAAATGGCTCAATTAAATAATTTAGAAGAATTAGTGAATATAGATGAAGAGGTAATCGCCCACAATAGCAGGCGTGAATATATTAAGAAAGCTATTGAAGACGAGAGGTGTATAGTTGCTTATAATATTAAAAATCAAATCGTAGGTTTTTTATTATTCGATACCCATTTCTTTGATTGTAGCTTCATTTCACTGATAATCGTAAGGCCAACGGAAAGACGAAAAGGTTATGCAACAGCGCTTATTGATTACTTTATTAACATTTCTCCAACTAGAAAAATATTCTCTTCAACTAATAAATCAAATAAAAGCATGCAGGAAGTTTTTAAGGTTAACGGCTTTATCGAAAGTGGATTTATCGAAAATCTAGATGAAGGGGACCCTGAGATAATTTACTATAGGTCTAGATAA